The Cryobacterium sp. SO1 genomic sequence GCAGGGCTGTCTCTCTGTCATTCATGCGGTGCTTCTTTCTCGCAGAAGTTCTTGCGCTCGAGTGCGGCGCTGGGGATGAAAGTTGTGGCGAGGGCTTCGGACGCTCTGGCAACTAGGGCGACATCTGCGCCGACGAGCACGAATGTTGCCCCTGCTTCGACGTACGTACGCGCACTGTCAGGATCGAATGCGTTAACCCCGACCGGTTTGCCGCTGCGTGCCACGTTCGTGATCGCGCGACGCACCGCCGCGACAACCTCAGGATGTGTTTGTTGGCCGATCACGCCCATTGACGCGGCCAGGTCACTGGGCCCGACGAAGACCCCGTCAATGCCGGGGGTAGAGGCAATCTCGTAGGCATTCTCGACACCCTCCGCCGTCTCGACTTGCACGAAAACCGAGACGTGCTCCGCGGCATTGGCCAGGTAATTCTCGACTCGATTCCAGCGTGCCGAACGGGCGAGCGCGCTGCCGACCCCGCGGCGACCGGCGGGAGGGTACTGAGTTGACGCCGCGACGGCGCGCGCCTGGTCCTCCGTCGACACCATCGGCACAAGGATCGTCTGAGCTCCGAGGTCGAGCACCTGCTTGATTACTATTGCATCGCCAGTCGGAACGCGAACGACAGGCGTGGCCGGATAGGCCGACACGGCGTGCAGCTGCGCGAGAACCGAGGTCAGCTCATTGGGCGCGTGCTCCATGTCTATGAGGACCCAGTCGAGGCCTGAACCCGCCATGATCTCCGCCATGATCGCGGATCCGGAGCTCACCCATCCTCCGAAGAGGGGGCGGGACGCGGTAGCAAGTCGACGCCGGAGCGTCGGGCTCAGATGAAGCGACATGAGATGGTTCCCATCGGGCCATAGTCGGCGAGCACCGAGTCGCCCTTCTCAACCCACATCGGGCGGGTGAATGACCCCGAAAGAATGACCTCGCCGGCATCCAGCCGGGAGCCGTGCTGGTGGAGTTTGTTCGCCAGCCATGCGACCCCTGTCGCTGGATGATTGAGCACCGCGGCCGCGACTCCTGATTCCTCTATCGTTTCGTTGCGGTAGAGCAGGGCGGAGACCCACCGGAGGTCGACTGCGTCGGGCCGAGTCGGATTGCCGCCGAGTACCAATCCGCCATACGCGGCGTTGTCGCTGATGGTGTCGACGATCGTGCGGCCGTCGAGTTCGATGTGTGAATTGAGGATCTCGAGCGCCGGAGCGACATATTCCGTCGCTCGCAGAACATCGAACACAGTGCAGTGCGGTCCTTCCAATGCATCCTTCAGGATGAAGGCGAGCTCAACCTCAACTCGAACATTGGAGAATCGGTCGTGGGGAATCAGCGAGCCGTTTTTCCAGACGGTATCGTCGAACATCACGCCGTAGTCAGGCTCCGTGATGCCTGTCGCCTGCTGCATTGTGCGAGACGTGAGTCCGATTTTTCGGCCTACCAGGCGTCGTCCGGCGGCGAGTTGGCCGTCGCGCCAGACGCCCTGGATGGCGTACGAATCCTCCACCGTCGCCTCGGGATGACGGGCGGTGATGCGCGGGATGGTTGTCCCGTCACGGTCGGCCGCAGCTAGTTCCTCGGCGATATGCGAGATGGTCGTTTCGGGAAGCACGGCGTCTCCTAGAGCTGGTGGCCGAGCTTGTACTCGCCCTGCTTGTATTCGGGGAGTTCGTCACCCGACCGGGTGTGGGAAAAGCCATCGGCCCCGATTGTGACGGCCATTTCACTGGCGTCGGTGCGGGCAACGACCGGCTGCGGATTGCCGTCCAGATCGAGCACAAGGGAAGCCTCTGTGTACCAGGACGGCACGACCGGATTACCCCACCAGTCACGGCGCTGATTGTCGTGCACGTCCCACGTGATGACAGGGTTGTCCGGGTCGCCGGTGTAGTAGTCCTGCGTGTAGATCTCCACCCGGTGGCCGTCCGGGTCGCGCAGGTAAAGATAGAACGCATTGGAGACGCCGTGCCGGCCCGGCCCACGCTCAATCGCATCCGATCGGCGCAGAGCCCCGAGCTTGTCGCAGATCGCGAGGATATTGTGCTTCTCGTGCGTGGAAAACGCGATGTGGTGCATACGTGGACCATCGCCGCCCGTCATCGCGGTGTCGTGTACCGTCGGCTTGCGCCGCATCCACGCTGCGAAAACGGTGCCGTTTTCATCCTGGATGTCCTCCGTGACGCGAAATCCGAGGTCCTGCATGAACTTCACTGCACGAGGGACATCCGGAGTCACCTGATTGAAATGGTCCAGACGCACCAGCGCGCCCGGGGTGTGCAGATCGTAACGCCAGGCGAGACGCTCAACGTGTTCGACTTCATGGAAGAATTCGTGCGGGAATCCCAGCGGGTCTTCGACTCGAACGGACTCGCCGATACCATTCGTCCAGCCAGCGTCGCGTCGCTCGACGCGGCAACCAAGCTCGGTATAGAAGGCGACTGCCTTGTCGAGGTCCGCTGGCGTGCGAACGCGGTAGCTGATGACGGCGACCGCCGCCACCGGTCCCTTTCGAAGAACGAGGTTGTGGTGGATGAACTCCTCGATCGAGCGCAGGTAGATGGCCTCTTCGTCTTCCTCGGTGACGGCGAGGCCTAGGACATCGACGTAAAAGGCGCGAGAAGCGGCCAGATCGGTGACAACGAGTTCCATGTACGCGCATCGCAGAATGTCGGGGGCAGGTGCGCTCGGTGTCGGGACGGGATTATCACTGTAGATGGGCGCCTCCTGCGAGATGTAGAAGCCCGCGGTGGAGAGAGTGCGATCATGCATGTGTGTCATATCAGCGTCCTTGCGTGATGTCTGATGGTCGGGGTGGTCAGTTCTTGCCGAAGGTGGGGTTGTGGGCCTCGCCGAGGGTGATGTGCACGGCCTGCTGGTCGGTGTAGAAATCGATCGAGCGATATCCGCCCTCGTGTCCGAGGCCGGAGGCCTTGACGCCGCCAAACGGTGTGCGGAGGTCGCGCACGTTGTTGCTGTTCAGCCACACCATGCCGGCCTCGATTGAGCTCGCGAAGGTGTGGGCCCGCTTGAGGTCATTGGTCCACACGTAGGCGGCGAGCCCATACCTCACGCCATTCGCCAGCGCGAGCGCTTCGTCGTCGGTGTCGAATGGGGTGATCGCGACGACAGGGCCGAAGATCTCTTCTTGGAAGATGCGGGCGTCGGCAGACACATCGGCGAAGACGGTGGGAGCCACGAAATTTCCCGTCGGGAACCCCTCGGGTCGACCGCCGCCGGCCACAAGGCGGGCCTCCAACTTGCCGATCTCGACGTAGCTCATAACCTTGTCGAAGTGTTCCGGGTGAACGAGCGCCCCTACTTCGGTCGCAGGATCGTGCGGGTATCCGACCTTGATTCGTTTCGCCTGCGCCGCGTACCGCTCGACAAACTCGGTGTAGACCGAGCGTTCGACCAAGATGCGCGAGCCGGCCGTGCACCGCTCGCCGTTGAGGGAGAACACGCCGAAGATCGTCGCGTCTATCGCGGCGTCGATATCTGCATCGGCGAACACGATTGCCGGTGATTTGCCGCCGAGCTCCATCGACAGGCCCTTGAGAAATGGTGCGGCGTTGCCAAAGATGGTCTGACCTGTGCGGCTCTCGCCGGTGAACGAGATCAGCGGCACGTCCGGGTGTTTCACCAGCGCGTCGCCGGCGTCTTCGCCGAGGCCGTTCACGAGGTTGAACACGCCTCGGGGGAGTCCTGCCTCTTCGAAAATTCCCGCCCACAGCGACGCCGACAGCGGGGTGAATTCGGCGGGTTTGAGAACGACCGTGTTGCCGGTGGCGAGCGCGGGGCCGAGCTTCCACGACTCGAGCATGAACGGGGTGTTCCACGGCGTGATGAGGCCTGCAACACCGATGGGCTTGCGGTTGACGTAGTTGAGCTGACGTCCGGGAACCTTGAAAGTATCGTCCGCTTGGGCGACGATGAGATCCGCGAAGAAGCGGAAGTTTTCGGCGGCGCGCCGTGCTTGGCCGAGTGCCTGCGTGATCGGCAAGCCGGAGTCATAGCTCTCCAGCTCGGCAAGCCGTTGATCGCGTGATTCGACAATGTCTGCAATGCGGTGCAACACACGGCTCCGCTCCCGCGGGAGCATTCGTGGCCATTTACCGTGGCCGAAAGCCGTCCTGGCGGAGGCAACCGCGAGATCGATGTCCGCCTTTTTCCCGGCGGCGGCGGTAGCGTAGTTTTCGTTCGTCACCGGGTCCAGCACGTCGAAGGTGTCGCCGTCGGCGGAGTCGACGAATGCGCCGTTGATGTAGTGCTGAATGTGACCGGGGAGATCTGCGGGAATGCGAGTTTCTACCATGTTGATTTCAGGTCCTCAGAGAATGCGGAGCCGGCTAGCTTCGTCGGGATGTTCGTGTTGGAGATAGGCGTCGAGCGTCGCGGAGTGGTGCTGTCGGGCAGCCCGCTCAATGTCGTCGAGCGGCGCCGACTGCGAGATGAGAGCCATGATGTTCTCGTGTTCGCGTACTGACTCGCGGGCGCGGCCCGGGACGTAGCTGAATGTGGAGTCACGAAGACGTCCGAGCCGCGCCCACTCGGCGTTGACGAGTTCGTGAAGGCGCGGGTTCGGGCACGGTCCGATGAGAGCGGCGTGGAACTGCTGATTCAGCGCAGTGAACGCCGAGGGATCGAAGTGGTCGAGAGTCTCGATCATTTGGGCATTGATGGCTTGGGCGGCCCGGAGATCATCCGGTGTGAGCGCTCGCGCGGCGAGTGCCGTCGCGGATCCCTCCAGAATGCTCAGCGCCTCCATGCTGTCGCGGTACTGGGAGTCGTCGACCATCGCGACTCGTGCTCCGACGTTGTGGGAGAACTGGACGAGCCCTTCGGCCTCGAGCTGCCGAATGGCTTCGCGGACCGGGACGACGCTCATGTCCAGCTCGCCGGCTATCGTTCCGAGCACCAGTCGGTAGCCGGGCGTGTAGACGTGTCCGGTGATGCGCTTTTTGATCCAGTGGTAGGCGACTTGGGACTTGCTTGTGGTCGTTGTCATGCGCCGACTCCATTCAATTCAGGCGGCGTGCGGGATGCCTCGTATTGGGCGCGCCACATCGCGTTCATCGGAAACAGGCCGTCGATGGCGTGTCCGCTCGCGACCTGCTCGGCAATCCAGGCATCTTCGTTCTCTTGGGTGAACGCATCGTGTGCGATTTCGAAGACGAGGGTCGGGGGAATTACGATCGCACCGTCTCCATCGGCAACGATGATGTCGCCGGGTTGAACCGTGGCACCACCACACGCGATCGTCACATCGACGTCCCAGGGAACATGTCGGCGGCCGAGGACGGCAGGATGGGCGCCTTTGGAGAAGACCGGGAGTCCGATTTCGGCGACGGCGTCAAAGTCGCGGACCCCACCATCGGTGATGACGCCAGCGGCCGACCGGGCCCGGGCTCGGAGGGCGAGAACATCGCCAAACGTGCCGGATCCGGTCTCGCCGCGTGCTTCGATGACGATTATTTCGCCGGGGGCGACTTCATCGAACGCGCGCTTCTGCGCGTTGTAACCGCCGCCGTGGGTAAGGAAGAGATCTTCGCGACCGGGAACGAATCGGAGGGTCTTCGCCGTGCCCACAATTTTCGTGTCTGGCCGATTGGCTGACACGCCCTCGATCACGCAGGCGTTGATCCCGCGCTTGCGCAGCTGCGCGGAGAGCCCCGCGGTGGGGATGGTCATCAGAAGGCTGCGCAGCTCTGGGGTGAGCAACGGGGGAGCGTCGGTGGGGGCTGCGGGCGTCAATCCGGCGGCCTCCACCGAACCCCACGCGTCGGCGCGTTGGACGTCGTCGGCCAGAGGAAGCGAACCGAGCCTTGCGTCGAAATCGTTCGTACCTTGGACCACCGTCGTAGTGAGACGCCCGGAACTCGGTGCTCCCCCTGCGGTCGGGGCGTCGACCTCGACCTCGACGACGTCGCCGGGGACAATCACGGATGAGCCCGCCGGAGTGCCAGTAAGAATCACGTCGCCTCGTTCCAGCGTGAAATGCTGGGACAGATCTGCCACGATCTGTGCAAGCGGAAACATCAGGTCGTCGGTTGTGGCATCTTGGCGGAGGTCGCCATTGACCCACGTTCGTACACGGATGGCTGCAGGGTCAATCGACCGGGCGTCGATGAGGTCGGGACCTAATGGCGTGTAGCCGTCGCCGCCTTTCGAACGAACATTGGACCCCTTGTCGTTCGTACGGAGGTCATAAAGCCCCAAATCGTTCGCGGCGGTGATGTGCGCGACGTGATCCCACGCATCCTCGAAACTGACGCGGCGGGCCGGGGAACCGATGATGAGAGCCACCTCGCCTTCGAAGGCAAGGAGCTCCGTGCCGGCAGGGCGCTCGACGGTGCTCCCGGATGAGGCGAGCGAACTGCTTGGCTTCAAGAAGTACGAGGGGCGGTCGGGACGTCGGCCTCGCTGGTCGGCTCGAGACGCATAGCTCAGGTGGACTGCGATGATTTTGCTCGGGCGGGCGATGCTTCCCACGTTGTGCGCCTCCTTGCGTCGTGGTCATCGCCCTTCGGGGCAATATCTGAAATCGTATATCATCTCAGTCGCAATTGGCAATCCGGATCACAATCCACTAGCCCCCAAAGGAATCGCGGATTGCGCGAGCCGCGATATGCAAGCGGGCCGCGATGGCGGCGACGTCGGCCTGTGCTGCAACGTAGACCACGGCTACGGCGGCGGGGCGCTGCCCGCGTATGCGAAGCGACACGGCTACCGAATGGACATTCGGGATGACCTCGTCGTGGCTGGTTGCGTATCCCGCGAGGCTGGCCGCCATCACGTCGGCGGATAGCGCAGATCCGGCGCCGTGGATCCACTCGTTCGGGTCCATTTCGGAGAGTATCGCCTTCCCTGGGGCCCCGGCGAAGATGGAGTGGCGGGCTCCGGGGCGCTGGGCCACGCTGGCAATCGCATGACGTGGTTCGACGCCGACGAGGGTTGTGCACTCATCTCCGTCGAGGACGACGAGGAAGCACGTCATGCCCAAATCGTTGGCCGCGGCGGTGAGCTGGGGAAGCGCCTTGGCCTGAAGGTCCTGGGAGACTCCTGCGGCGAGTGTCGCCATTCGCGGGCCCAGGGTGACGATCCCACTTGAGTCTCGCGATACCAGCTTGTGGTCTTCCAGTGTGCGCAGCAGGCGATACGCGATGGATCGGTGAACCGTTAGGTGGGCGGCGAGATCGTCAATCGTCATCGGGGTGCGTGCGTCCGCGAGGATTTCGAGGATTTGGATGCCGCGACTCAGTGTCTGTGAACCGGGAACGGGTCTCTCGCCCAATCTTGCCCTCCGTGTGTGGTGTCGCTCGAGTTCTTGCACTGCGAGGTTATCGCGTCTAGCATCATGTTCAGTAGTAGATCGTAGTGTTCGATTATCGAACATAGCGTGTAGGTCTGACAACGTAGTCGGGAAGAAATGGGCGATGATGCAGTTCCACCACAAGGGTTATGTCTCCGGGGATCCGCGGCTGAGCGATGCGGCCGGATCAGGCTTGGTGCGTCCGGAGGAGCTACCCGCCGAGGTCGACGTGCTCATCGTGGGGTCTGGCCCCGCCGGCATGCTGCTGGCCGCACAGATGTCGCAGTTCCCTGAGGTGACGACCCGCGTCGTCGAGAAGCGCGAGGGCCGATTGGCGATTGGCCAGGCCGACGGGATCCAGCCCCGCAGCGTGGAGACTTTTCAGGCTTTCGGGTTCGCAGAACGGATTATTGCCGAGGCCTACAACATCGCCTACATGAACTTCTGGGGACCCGACCCGGAGAACCCGCGAAACATCGTCCGTACCTCGCGGACCGAAGACTATGGCCTGAGGATTAGCGAGTTCCCTCACCTGATCGTCAATCAGGCGCGCGTCCTCGACTACTTTGCAGAGGCCGCAGCGAATGGCCCGGGTCGAATCGGGCTCGATTACGGTGTGGAGTTTGTCGGCCTCACTGTTCACGAAGACGGGGAGTATCCGGTCGAGGTTCGAGTTCGTCACCTTGTAGAAGGATGGCCCGGAGAGGAACGCACCGTGCGCGCAAAGTACGTGGTGGGCTGTGACGGCGCCCGTAGTGGGGTGCGTGAGGCAATCGGACGGAAGCACCTTGGCGAGGTATCGCTGCATGCCTGGGGGGTCATGGATGTGCTCGTCAACACCGACTTTCCCGATTGGCGGACGAAGTGTGCGATCAACTCGGTCGCCGGAAACATTCTGCATATCCCTCGTGAAGGGGGTTACCTCAGTCGTATGTACATCGATCTCGGCGAGGTCGCCGGGGACGACAATCATCAGGTGCGTCAAACGCCGGTCGAGGCCATTATTGCGAAGGCAAACGAGATTCTTCACCCGTACTCGATCGAGGTGAAAGAGGTCGCCTGGCACAGCGTCTACGAGGTCGGCCATCGAGTGACGGACCGATTCGATGACGTGACCGAGGGCACTGAACGCGCACCGCGCGTCTTCCTCACCGGAGATGCCTGCCACACCCACAGCGCGAAGGCCGGCCAGGGGATGAACGTGTCGATGCAGGATGGGTTCAACCTGGGGTGGAAGCTGGGCCTCGTGCTTTCGGGTCGTAGTCCCGAATCGCTGCTCTCGACATATACAGAGGAGCGCCAGCCGGTAGCGCAGCAGCTTATCGACTTCGACCGAAAATGGTCTGCGCTCATGGCTCGCAAGCCCGAAGAGATCTCCGACCCGCAAGACCTGGCCACTCACTACCTGGCGACTGCGGAGTTCCCTTCTGGATTCATGACGCACTACGGCACCTCGGCGATCGTGGGCGACGCCGCGCATCAGGCGTTGGCCCCCGGGTTCCCGCTCGGCATGCGCTTCAAGTCGGTCGGGGTCGTGCGGGTGTGCGACGGCAACGTAGTGCACCTTGGGCATCATGCGAAGGCTGACGGACGTTGGAGGGTCTACGCCTTTGCTGATGCTCCCGGCGATGGGCTCTCGGAATGGGCTTCATGGCTTGGAACCTCAGACTCGCCGCTGACACGCTTCACCCCCTCTGATGCCGACGTTGACGCGGTATTCGATGTGAAAGCGATTTACCAGCAAAGCTACAAAGATGTGGACATCACGGCGGTGCCGGACATATTTCTCCCCAAGACGGGCCGGTTCGGACTCACCGACTGGGAGAAGGTTTACGCCGCCGGCGCGAATGGGTGGACCGAGGCAGACATCTTCACTCAGCGGGAGTTGTCGCGCGACGGCGTCGTGGTCGTTGTCCGCCCAGACCAGTACGTGGCCGCCGTACTACCGCTCACGGCGACTGCCGAGCTCACGGACTTTTTCAGCCGCTCGATGATCCCCGCGCGCTGAGCAAATTGAACGCTTGCATTCAGTCGACGCCTCGCCCGCTTGGCTCACCGAATCTGAAAAAGAGGAAAATTCGGACGCGCAAGGGAACCCGGCGGCTTCCGAGGCAACAAGAAACAACCGCTGACCGTGGATTCATTCCAGAGGTCGTAGGTTCAAATCCTGCCCCCGCAACAAGAAAAAGTCCCGGTCTCGAAAGAGACCGGGACTTTTGCGTCAACGACCCGACAGCGCGGCCAGGGCCGGGATGCCGATCGGCTCGACGGCCAGAAGTGGCACCACGGCCGTGCGCGCAGCGCATCGGTGCACCGCGTCGATCTCGGGCAGCTCGTTGGCCGCACGGCGCTGAAGCAGCGGGGAGGCCGGTGCCGCAGCCGCGATCGAGTTGTTCACTATCCACGCCCACGGCTCGATACCGGCTCGACGCAGGTCCTCCTGCAAACCGGCGGCCTCCAGCACCGGGGTGGTCTCGGCCAGGGTCACCAGAAGCACCTTGGTCTCGGCCGGATCCTGCAGCTTCATCATCGGGGTGACGAAATGCATCCCGGTGCCCATCTGGCGCGCGACCTCGCGGTGATACGACCCCGTCGCATCCAGCAGCAGCAGAGTATGCCCGGTGGGGGCGGTGTCGAGCACCACGAACTTGTGCCTGGCCTCCCGGGTCACCCGGGAGAAGGCCTGGAAGACAGCGATCTCCTCGGTGCACGGCGACCGGAGGTCCTCGCGCAACATGGCCAGGCCCTGCTCGTCGAGGCGGGCGCCCTTGGTGGCCAGGACATGCTCTGTGTAACGCTCGATCTCCACCGCCGGGTCGATGCGGGACACCTCGAGGTTGGCGAGCTCGCCGTCGAGCGTGTCTGTCAGGTGCGCGGCAGGGTCTGTCGTGGTCAGGTGCACGGCAAAACCACGTTCGGCCAAGGCGACGGCGACGGCGGCGGCCATGGTGGTCTTGCCCACGCCGCCCTTGCCCATCAGCATCACCAGACCGTGACCGTCGGTGGCGATCTGATCGACAAGGGCCGAGAGGCCGGCGGCACCGAACTGCGCCGCATCGGACGAGTTGCCCCTCTGCACGGGGGCAGCTGGTCCGGACGTGAGCAGCTCGGCGGCAGAGTCGGTGCTCGCGCCCGTGCCGTCGCGGGGGAGCAGGCTGCGGAGCGCGGGCAGGCCCACCATGTTCGTGGCCATCAGGGGCAGGTAGTCGGTGGGCAGCGCGGCCAGGGCCGGGTCGCGGGCGTCGAGTGCGCGCAGCTCACGTCGGCGGATGGCGGCGGCCAGCGGGTCGGCATCCTCACCCGGCAGCACCCCGTTCACCACAAGGTACTGACGGCTCATGCCGATCGCGGCCAGTTCCGCGTGGGTTCTCGCGGCCTCCGCGAGAGTGGACTGCTGGGCGCGGGCCACGAGCACCAGCCTGGTGCGCTCAGGATCGCCGAGCGCAGCCACCGCCTGGGCGTACACGGCGCGCTGCTTCTCGAGGCCGGATAGCGGGCCCAGGCAGGACGGGTCGCCCTTGCCCAGGGTGAGGAAGTCGGTCCAGTTGCCGGGCAGTTGCAACAGCCGGATGGTGTGCCCGGTCGGTGCGGTGTCGAAGACGATGTGGTCGTACGCGGCGGTCCACGCGGCATCCGTGAGCAGGTCGGTGAACTCGTTGAACGAGGCGATCTCAGTGGTGCAGGCGCCGGAGAGCTGCTCCTCGATCGACGCGACCTCCGCGGCGGGCAGCAGGCCACGCACCGGGCCGACAATGCGTTCACGGTACTGCTGGACGGCCTGCTCCGGATCGATCTCCAGAGCGGCGAGCCCGGGCACCGCGTCGATCTGCGTCACGGTGTTGCCGATGGTGACACCGAAAACCTGGCCGACATTCGAGGCCGGGTCGGTGCTGACCAGAAGCACGGATGCACCGTCCTCGGCCAGTCGGATGGCGCTCGCGCAGGCGATGGAAGTCTTGCCCACGCCGCCCTTGCCGGTGAGGAAAAGAAACCGTGGGGCATCCGCCAGGAAGGCGGGGGAGCTGACGCTGCCGGTGCCGGGAAGAGTGTCGGTGCCCAGCGGCATCAGCAACAGCCTTCGCCGGCCCCGCCGCCGCCGCAGCCGGCATCGGCCGCGCTGGGTGTGGCCGCGGGCTGGGCGGACGCCAGCAGCGACGGCCGGTCCTCGACCGCGGGAGCGCCCAAACCGGCCCACTTGGCCAGCTCGGGACGGGACGGGTAGCGCCCGGTGAGCACGGTGGCGCCGTCGACC encodes the following:
- a CDS encoding HpcH/HpaI aldolase/citrate lyase family protein; its protein translation is MSLHLSPTLRRRLATASRPLFGGWVSSGSAIMAEIMAGSGLDWVLIDMEHAPNELTSVLAQLHAVSAYPATPVVRVPTGDAIVIKQVLDLGAQTILVPMVSTEDQARAVAASTQYPPAGRRGVGSALARSARWNRVENYLANAAEHVSVFVQVETAEGVENAYEIASTPGIDGVFVGPSDLAASMGVIGQQTHPEVVAAVRRAITNVARSGKPVGVNAFDPDSARTYVEAGATFVLVGADVALVARASEALATTFIPSAALERKNFCEKEAPHE
- the hpaH gene encoding 2-oxo-hept-4-ene-1,7-dioate hydratase, whose amino-acid sequence is MLPETTISHIAEELAAADRDGTTIPRITARHPEATVEDSYAIQGVWRDGQLAAGRRLVGRKIGLTSRTMQQATGITEPDYGVMFDDTVWKNGSLIPHDRFSNVRVEVELAFILKDALEGPHCTVFDVLRATEYVAPALEILNSHIELDGRTIVDTISDNAAYGGLVLGGNPTRPDAVDLRWVSALLYRNETIEESGVAAAVLNHPATGVAWLANKLHQHGSRLDAGEVILSGSFTRPMWVEKGDSVLADYGPMGTISCRFI
- the hpaD gene encoding 3,4-dihydroxyphenylacetate 2,3-dioxygenase; the protein is MTHMHDRTLSTAGFYISQEAPIYSDNPVPTPSAPAPDILRCAYMELVVTDLAASRAFYVDVLGLAVTEEDEEAIYLRSIEEFIHHNLVLRKGPVAAVAVISYRVRTPADLDKAVAFYTELGCRVERRDAGWTNGIGESVRVEDPLGFPHEFFHEVEHVERLAWRYDLHTPGALVRLDHFNQVTPDVPRAVKFMQDLGFRVTEDIQDENGTVFAAWMRRKPTVHDTAMTGGDGPRMHHIAFSTHEKHNILAICDKLGALRRSDAIERGPGRHGVSNAFYLYLRDPDGHRVEIYTQDYYTGDPDNPVITWDVHDNQRRDWWGNPVVPSWYTEASLVLDLDGNPQPVVARTDASEMAVTIGADGFSHTRSGDELPEYKQGEYKLGHQL
- the hpaE gene encoding 5-carboxymethyl-2-hydroxymuconate semialdehyde dehydrogenase, translated to MVETRIPADLPGHIQHYINGAFVDSADGDTFDVLDPVTNENYATAAAGKKADIDLAVASARTAFGHGKWPRMLPRERSRVLHRIADIVESRDQRLAELESYDSGLPITQALGQARRAAENFRFFADLIVAQADDTFKVPGRQLNYVNRKPIGVAGLITPWNTPFMLESWKLGPALATGNTVVLKPAEFTPLSASLWAGIFEEAGLPRGVFNLVNGLGEDAGDALVKHPDVPLISFTGESRTGQTIFGNAAPFLKGLSMELGGKSPAIVFADADIDAAIDATIFGVFSLNGERCTAGSRILVERSVYTEFVERYAAQAKRIKVGYPHDPATEVGALVHPEHFDKVMSYVEIGKLEARLVAGGGRPEGFPTGNFVAPTVFADVSADARIFQEEIFGPVVAITPFDTDDEALALANGVRYGLAAYVWTNDLKRAHTFASSIEAGMVWLNSNNVRDLRTPFGGVKASGLGHEGGYRSIDFYTDQQAVHITLGEAHNPTFGKN
- a CDS encoding GntR family transcriptional regulator, giving the protein MTTTTSKSQVAYHWIKKRITGHVYTPGYRLVLGTIAGELDMSVVPVREAIRQLEAEGLVQFSHNVGARVAMVDDSQYRDSMEALSILEGSATALAARALTPDDLRAAQAINAQMIETLDHFDPSAFTALNQQFHAALIGPCPNPRLHELVNAEWARLGRLRDSTFSYVPGRARESVREHENIMALISQSAPLDDIERAARQHHSATLDAYLQHEHPDEASRLRIL
- a CDS encoding fumarylacetoacetate hydrolase family protein produces the protein MGSIARPSKIIAVHLSYASRADQRGRRPDRPSYFLKPSSSLASSGSTVERPAGTELLAFEGEVALIIGSPARRVSFEDAWDHVAHITAANDLGLYDLRTNDKGSNVRSKGGDGYTPLGPDLIDARSIDPAAIRVRTWVNGDLRQDATTDDLMFPLAQIVADLSQHFTLERGDVILTGTPAGSSVIVPGDVVEVEVDAPTAGGAPSSGRLTTTVVQGTNDFDARLGSLPLADDVQRADAWGSVEAAGLTPAAPTDAPPLLTPELRSLLMTIPTAGLSAQLRKRGINACVIEGVSANRPDTKIVGTAKTLRFVPGREDLFLTHGGGYNAQKRAFDEVAPGEIIVIEARGETGSGTFGDVLALRARARSAAGVITDGGVRDFDAVAEIGLPVFSKGAHPAVLGRRHVPWDVDVTIACGGATVQPGDIIVADGDGAIVIPPTLVFEIAHDAFTQENEDAWIAEQVASGHAIDGLFPMNAMWRAQYEASRTPPELNGVGA
- a CDS encoding IclR family transcriptional regulator, which produces MTIDDLAAHLTVHRSIAYRLLRTLEDHKLVSRDSSGIVTLGPRMATLAAGVSQDLQAKALPQLTAAANDLGMTCFLVVLDGDECTTLVGVEPRHAIASVAQRPGARHSIFAGAPGKAILSEMDPNEWIHGAGSALSADVMAASLAGYATSHDEVIPNVHSVAVSLRIRGQRPAAVAVVYVAAQADVAAIAARLHIAARAIRDSFGG
- a CDS encoding FAD-dependent monooxygenase; this translates as MQFHHKGYVSGDPRLSDAAGSGLVRPEELPAEVDVLIVGSGPAGMLLAAQMSQFPEVTTRVVEKREGRLAIGQADGIQPRSVETFQAFGFAERIIAEAYNIAYMNFWGPDPENPRNIVRTSRTEDYGLRISEFPHLIVNQARVLDYFAEAAANGPGRIGLDYGVEFVGLTVHEDGEYPVEVRVRHLVEGWPGEERTVRAKYVVGCDGARSGVREAIGRKHLGEVSLHAWGVMDVLVNTDFPDWRTKCAINSVAGNILHIPREGGYLSRMYIDLGEVAGDDNHQVRQTPVEAIIAKANEILHPYSIEVKEVAWHSVYEVGHRVTDRFDDVTEGTERAPRVFLTGDACHTHSAKAGQGMNVSMQDGFNLGWKLGLVLSGRSPESLLSTYTEERQPVAQQLIDFDRKWSALMARKPEEISDPQDLATHYLATAEFPSGFMTHYGTSAIVGDAAHQALAPGFPLGMRFKSVGVVRVCDGNVVHLGHHAKADGRWRVYAFADAPGDGLSEWASWLGTSDSPLTRFTPSDADVDAVFDVKAIYQQSYKDVDITAVPDIFLPKTGRFGLTDWEKVYAAGANGWTEADIFTQRELSRDGVVVVVRPDQYVAAVLPLTATAELTDFFSRSMIPAR
- the arsA gene encoding arsenical pump-driving ATPase; this translates as MPLGTDTLPGTGSVSSPAFLADAPRFLFLTGKGGVGKTSIACASAIRLAEDGASVLLVSTDPASNVGQVFGVTIGNTVTQIDAVPGLAALEIDPEQAVQQYRERIVGPVRGLLPAAEVASIEEQLSGACTTEIASFNEFTDLLTDAAWTAAYDHIVFDTAPTGHTIRLLQLPGNWTDFLTLGKGDPSCLGPLSGLEKQRAVYAQAVAALGDPERTRLVLVARAQQSTLAEAARTHAELAAIGMSRQYLVVNGVLPGEDADPLAAAIRRRELRALDARDPALAALPTDYLPLMATNMVGLPALRSLLPRDGTGASTDSAAELLTSGPAAPVQRGNSSDAAQFGAAGLSALVDQIATDGHGLVMLMGKGGVGKTTMAAAVAVALAERGFAVHLTTTDPAAHLTDTLDGELANLEVSRIDPAVEIERYTEHVLATKGARLDEQGLAMLREDLRSPCTEEIAVFQAFSRVTREARHKFVVLDTAPTGHTLLLLDATGSYHREVARQMGTGMHFVTPMMKLQDPAETKVLLVTLAETTPVLEAAGLQEDLRRAGIEPWAWIVNNSIAAAAPASPLLQRRAANELPEIDAVHRCAARTAVVPLLAVEPIGIPALAALSGR